Proteins encoded by one window of Nicotiana tabacum cultivar K326 chromosome 10, ASM71507v2, whole genome shotgun sequence:
- the LOC107790001 gene encoding uncharacterized protein LOC107790001 produces the protein MARTNKYTSLNFNDIYEKKTTSSSSAASGRPHSSSSSSFNGPNKTIISNSRIHGHMLVLSRPTPKPISIPQPQPQPLPIQQQPKLQSPPDQTRAESDSISLRPQGRTGSGPTTTLSSSPVNPPSPLQSPLPKSNRFVPPHLSPGFVGREEKPVPDGQGVRARPEVGPGLHRQGGHLGSSPNRFGENGRPKSGGGYERTRRGFGEADSVDFMNRRGSSGARPSSSG, from the coding sequence ATGGCAAGAACCAATAAATATACCTCCCTTAACTTCAACGACATCTACGAAAAGAAAACCACTAGCAGCAGCTCCGCCGCCTCCGGCAGACCGCactcttcttcatcatcttcttttAATGGTCCCAATAAGACTATTATCTCTAACTCTCGTATTCATGGACACATGCTTGTCCTGAGCCGGCCCACTCCCAAGCCCATCTCCATTCCGCAACCCCAGCCTCAGCCTCTTCCGATCCAGCAACAGCCGAAGTTACAAAGCCCACCGGATCAAACCCGAGCTGAATCGGACTCCATTTCGCTTCGTCCACAGGGTCGTACTGGTTCCGGGCCCACTACAACACTTTCTTCTTCTCCTGTGAACCCCCCTTCACCTTTGCAATCGCCTTTGCCAAAGTCGAACAGGTTCGTGCCGCCACATCTTAGTCCGGGATTTGTGGGCCGGGAGGAGAAACCGGTCCCGGATGGTCAGGGAGTGAGAGCCAGACCGGAGGTTGGGCCTGGGCTGCATCGTCAGGGGGGACATCTTGGGTCGTCACCTAATCGGTTCGGAGAGAACGGTAGGCCCAAATCGGGAGGTGGGTATGAGCGAACGAGGAGGGGATTTGGGGAGGCTGATTCGGTGGATTTCATGAACCGGCGTGGTTCTAGCGGGGCTCGGCCCAGCTCtagtggatga